One genomic window of Thiohalophilus sp. includes the following:
- a CDS encoding sulfotransferase translates to MSRIHDLRIKLLNRFARTRAGKLILGRIGQSLNDKQWVFVIGCYNSGTTLLQRLMQAHPDIATMPAEGVAFTDVIVRPEKYGWTRMWWKCVDQIRHDSDYSEHGARRLRSQWSWLVDKPSAPCVLEKSIVNVVHAPFYEKYFNKPKFIHLVRNGYAVSEGIRRKASPAKWNNTEYKQAYPISLCARQWVETLEAVYTLNNQGGQVLEVKYEDLTRDPDSVLAEIFKYLELPMLVEDVGEKKWLVHGNVDAIKNLNNKSIEALSSNDKQEIQEIGSTWLSYYKYSNNSE, encoded by the coding sequence ATGAGCAGAATCCATGATTTGAGAATTAAATTGCTAAACCGATTCGCGCGTACGCGTGCAGGAAAGCTGATTTTAGGAAGGATTGGTCAATCACTGAATGACAAGCAATGGGTTTTCGTCATCGGCTGCTATAACTCGGGCACGACGCTACTGCAGCGCTTGATGCAGGCGCATCCAGATATTGCAACCATGCCGGCCGAGGGCGTTGCATTTACAGATGTGATTGTCCGGCCTGAAAAGTATGGATGGACACGTATGTGGTGGAAATGTGTCGATCAAATACGACATGATTCAGATTACTCTGAGCATGGTGCCAGGCGTCTGAGATCTCAGTGGTCATGGCTTGTCGACAAGCCATCCGCACCCTGTGTACTTGAAAAATCTATTGTCAATGTAGTACATGCCCCTTTCTATGAAAAATATTTTAATAAACCAAAGTTTATTCACCTAGTTCGTAATGGTTATGCTGTCAGTGAAGGTATACGAAGGAAAGCCAGCCCTGCTAAATGGAACAATACGGAGTATAAACAGGCATATCCCATTTCCTTGTGTGCAAGGCAATGGGTAGAAACGCTAGAGGCGGTTTATACGCTTAATAATCAAGGTGGGCAAGTGCTTGAGGTGAAATATGAAGATCTGACAAGAGATCCGGATTCTGTGTTAGCAGAAATCTTTAAATACCTGGAACTACCGATGCTGGTGGAAGATGTTGGTGAAAAAAAGTGGCTCGTACATGGGAATGTCGATGCGATAAAAAATCTAAACAATAAGAGCATAGAGGCTTTATCATCAAATGATAAACAGGAAATACAGGAAATAGGAAGCACATGGTTAAGTTATTATAAATATAGTAATAATTCCGAATAA
- a CDS encoding polysaccharide deacetylase family protein gives MTCTLQSNTVAGVYDPNITPQRQWLNTTLRTILKSSGPEKRDEIAADLRLAISRQLDIPSNSFARAEEIAAAVARGGVDLGGHTASHPNLALCQPDELATELLRGKDRLATISGQSPRWFAYPFGGKGAFNPAAADAVRDAAFDGACTLLTGTVRVDTGRYAVPRIAVSPAMTMETFRARVKGAPLYTGMEKIHSAMSKKRRYG, from the coding sequence GTGACCTGTACGTTGCAATCCAACACGGTTGCTGGTGTCTATGACCCCAATATCACACCGCAACGACAATGGCTTAACACCACGTTGAGAACGATCCTGAAGTCTTCCGGTCCAGAGAAACGAGACGAGATTGCTGCCGATTTGAGGCTGGCAATCTCCCGACAGCTTGATATTCCGTCAAATAGCTTTGCCAGGGCGGAGGAAATCGCGGCCGCAGTGGCGAGGGGTGGTGTCGATCTCGGCGGACATACGGCAAGCCACCCCAATTTGGCACTCTGCCAACCCGATGAGCTGGCTACGGAACTCTTGCGAGGTAAGGACAGGCTTGCGACGATCTCTGGCCAGTCTCCCAGGTGGTTTGCCTATCCCTTTGGAGGTAAGGGGGCGTTTAATCCGGCAGCTGCTGACGCTGTCAGGGATGCGGCTTTTGATGGTGCCTGCACACTGCTTACCGGAACTGTGCGTGTGGATACAGGCCGGTATGCGGTTCCACGTATTGCTGTTTCACCTGCGATGACCATGGAAACGTTCAGAGCGCGTGTGAAAGGAGCACCATTATATACCGGTATGGAGAAAATTCACTCGGCCATGTCTAAGAAGAGAAGATATGGTTGA